TGCGGGTGCTATGTCCAACCCGGAATTCATTTCAATTCAATACCTGCTCGACAGCAGCACGGCAGACCGCCTGTTTCGAACTGCAAGCGGATTTGAATCCGCCTTTCCCCAGCGCATCTCTCCGATCCGGCCGCGCGAGCATCGATCTCACCCACAAGGGGACGCCCGTCCATGACCGTTTCTTTCTGGATCATTATTGCTGTTTTTCTGGTGGCCGCCGGTGGGGGATGGCATCTCTTCCGCCTTCAGAATCGCAAGATTCGAAAACTCAAACGCTCCCTGCTGGAAGCCCATCACAAGACCCATCAGCAGCAGGAAACCCATACGGAAAGCCTAACCCATTGGGAGCAGACCGAAGAAAAACTGCGCGGCTTCCTCCAACTGATGGACACCCTGTTGAACACCATCCCCAACCCCATCTATTACAAGGATGCCCAGGGCATTTACCAGGGCTGCAACCAGGTGTTCGCCAAGAAGGTGTTGGGCCTTACCCGCGATCGCATTATCGGCAAACGCCCCCAGGAACTGACCGAGGCCATGCCCGCCGACCTGGCCGCCGTGTACCAGCGCGAAGAACATATCATGCTCGAAAAAGCCGGCTTCCATTCCTTCGAGGCCCCGGTGCAATGCGCCGACGGTCAGCGCCGCGATTTTCTATTCAGTCTGGCGCCAGTCCTGGACCGTGAGGGACGGGTAGACGGAAGCGTGGCCGTGCTTGCGGATCTGACCGAAAAGAACCGGGCCGCCCAGCATCGCATTCAAAAGGAAAAGCTGGAAGGCGTGCTGGAAACCGCCGGCGCCGTCTGCCACGAATTCAACCAACCCCTGCAGGCCATTTCCGGCTACACGGAACTGATGGCCATGAAGCTGGACGGTCACGACGCCCGACCCTACATCGACAAGCTCACCGCCCAGATCGAACGCATGCGCGATATTACCGACAAGCTCCAGGGCGTCACCCGCTACGAGACCAAAGACTATGCCGGCAATACGAAAATCATCGACATCAACAAAGCGTCCAAGCCGCAAAAAACCATTGGCTGAACCGCCATGATCGCTATCCTGGCAGCCAACTTCGTGGTGCTGGTTCATCTATCGTTCATTTTGTTCGTCGTCCTGGGCGGTATTCTTGCACTGCGGTGGCGCAAAATCGCTCTGGTGCATCTTCCCTGCGTTTTGTGGGGCGTGATGATCGAATGGGTCGGGTGGCTGTGCCCGTTGACGCCTTTGGAGTATCGCCTGCGGAGACTGGCCGGGGATGCCGGATACAGCGGGGGTTTTGTCGACCACTACATCATGCCGCTGGTCTATCCGGCGGGATTGACGCGAAACATGCAGATCGGACTTGGCGTCTTTGTTCTCGTGATGAATCTGCTCGTTTATGGCCGGGTGCTGATGGTTCAACAACAACGCAAAAAGAAGGCCTCAAACAGATAGCAGCCGAACGATTGGATCCATGGGGCGTTTGCACCCTCCCGCATTCCCTACTGTTATGGAATGTTTTTTATGGAACTGCCGTGCCTGCTGGGTGGTTCTTGCTAAAGGTATGCCCGATTAGCCGAACACATACCGGAGTTGCTCCATGCGCTGGGGAATCTCCGCTAAAGCATCGTCCCTCATCCGCTCGTCGATCCCCAGATCCTCCATCGCTTGTGTGATCGTTTCCGGCGCGTCCAGGCCAAGGCCGAACCCGGCGGCCCTGGCCAGCAGGTCGGCCTGTTGAAGGATTTGAAGCGCTCGGGGCGTCGTTTCCGGGTCGTCCATGCGATGGTGTCGCCTAACCAGATTGGCAAAGGTTTCCGGGTAGCTCATTTTTTCCAGAATGGCCGCCCCGAGCTGCTCGTGATGGCTTTTCATGGCTGCGTGCAGGTCATCCAGGTCCACTTCCTGGTTTCCCTTTTTCCGTTGCACCATCTCACCGGCCACCTGGATCATCAGTAGCTTGCCGATGTCGTGCAGCAAGCCGATGGAAAAAATATCTTCCTCCACCTTCCATCCAAGCCGCTGCGCCACCCAGTCCGCCGTGTGCGCACAGGCCAGAGAGTGCCACCAGAGCCTTTCGACCATCTCTTTGTACGGACGGTGGTTGGTGGCAAAATAGCCCCGGCAGCAGATGGACATGACCACTTCACGGGTCCGGTCAAGCCCCAGGCGGCTGGTGGCCTGGGTAAGGTTCGCACTCTTTTCTACGCCGCGGTAATAGGCCGAATTGGAGGCACGGATCAGTTTGATGGCCACCGCCAGGTCCTGCTGGAGCAGTTCCACAACGTCTTTGATCTCCGCGTTGCAATCGATCATCTGCCTTAACTTCATGGCGATTTTCGGCGCCGGCGGCAGACTCGGATCTCCTTTTGCAATCTTTCGGTTGATTGTATCCAGAATGGCGGACATCTCGATGACGGTTACGGCAGGGGTGGAGCCTTCCGCTGATCCCGACCGGCTTTCCAGCAGGCCGTATTTTTTTATCTTGCCGAACAGCAGGTTTTTTTCCAAGGGTTTAGCGAGAAATTCATCGGCACCCTTCATCAGGCAATCCGTCTTCAGTTGCCGTCCGGACAAGGCCGTGGTCACAAAAATGCGGGCCTTATTCTCCGTTGGCACCGCCAGCTGCGCCTCAATCTCTCTCAACGCCGTAAGTATCGAGGTTTCCTGGCTGTCCGTCGATTCGATATCGACCAATAGCAGCTCATACGGCTTGCCGGCCTCGATCGCTTTCCGGAAGGCGGTTTCCGCGGAGGAACCATCCTGGGCCTCGTCGCACCCCCCCATGCTTTGCAAAAGCAGTGTTGCATCGGCCTTGCTTGAAGGATCGCTGTCGGCAACCAATATTCGCACGGTCTGCTCCAGTGGTTAAAATTTAACGCATTCCCCTCGTGCTGACCGAAACGGTAAACCAAGCCTTGAATCCCGTCAGCGAAAAACTGTTTATAATCACATTGTACGGTCAATTCAAGGTTTTCGGCGGTTTTTATTTTCAAATAGCAAGACCTCCAGGAGCGTGATCCGACTCCTGATGGGCGAAGATGGCCCGGTACGTGAACCTTGACATCATCGATCCGTTTTTGGCAAAAATCCTTTAAAAATATGAACAGGAGCACTTAACCAACACGATCCGAATCTTGCAAAACCATTCACAGACAACTCAATAGGAGAGCCAAAATGTTGAAATTAGGAGAAAAAGGCGCCATTTTGCAGCGAGACAAACAGACCTATGCCATCGCCCCGCACATTCCCTGTGGCGTGGTCACTCCCCAGTTGTTGCGCACCATCGCCGATGTGGCTGAAAAATACGAAGCCCAGGCCATAAAGATCACCGGTGCCACCCGGGTGGCGATCGTGGGATTGAAGGAAGAAGACATCGATGCGGCCTGGAACGAATTGCAGCTGGAAAAAGGTGCCGCAGTTGGCCTGTGCGTACGCAGTGTGCGGGCCTGTCCGGGAACCACGTTCTGCCGGCTGGGCAAACAGGACGCCCTTGGCATCGGCATGCAGTTGGACAAAAAATACCACAGCCTGCTGCTGCCGGGAAAATTCAAAATGGCCGTATCCGGCTGCCACTTGAGCTGCGCTGAATCCTGGGTGCGGGACATCGGCCTGATCGGCCAGAAAGAGGGTTGGCAGATGGTGGTCGGCGGCAACGTCGGGGCGGCGCCTCGAATTGCCCAGGAACTGGCGGTGGGGCTGGACGACAAGCAGGTTCTGGAAGCCGTGGAAAAAACCGTGCAATGCTACCGCGACGTGGCCAACAAGGGCGAACGGCTGGGTAAGACCATCGACCGACTGGGACTGGAGCCCTTCATCGAAGCCCTGTCCTGAAACGCCATATCGGAAAATACCTGGCGACAAGCGCACAAACAAAAAAGGGGAAATCGCATTTGGTTTGCGATCTCCCCTTTTTTGTTGGAGGGTTTTTTATGCCGGCAGATCGATGGCCGTTTCTGCCTTGAATGGAAAATAAGCGCTGCGATGGATCAATTCAAGGCAACCTTTTCAAATTCTTCTCAGGCTGCTGCCAAAAACCATGAGTCCGGCACCGAAAAGAATCATGTTAACGGGCTCGGACAGCATGTTCATCGGCAACGCGCCGGAGCCGATAAAATCGGCGAAGGCACCGGCATTGAGCAATGGAAAAACGACCAGTACAAGGATCAGGGCAATCAGCACGGCTGTCTTTTTCACGATTATCACTCCCGCTATGATCAAGTTGAATCGATTGTCTGTTTGGTTTGGAATTTCCAGCTTCCTTTCCGGCAATAGAGCAAAGGAAATGCCAAGGTCGGTCGCACCTAGAAAAAATAGGCTCATAAAATTAAATTTACCATTTAATTCAGTAAGATAAACGGCCAGTTGGATCAACGGGAAAACCGAGAAAAACGAAGGTTCAGAACGAAGGCCCCCAGGAAATATGGGGAGAACTTCTCAGGAATAGAGAAATTGTGAAAATATTTACATAGTATGCGTTGGCTGGCTTGGTTTTCCGCCCAACTGACCGCAAGCCGCCATGATGGACCCGCCTTTTTCTCCCCGCCGCCTGACGAAGATCTTCTCCGCCACCAGCCAGGAACGAAACTGCTCATAGGCTTCCGGGGAAGGCGCATGCAGGTCGGAACCGGGCGTCGGGTTGTAAGCGATCAGGTTCAGTTTGACGCGCAGGGGCGCAAGATAGCGGGCCAGGGCGCGGGCGTGCTCCGGACGGTCGTTGATGCCCTGGATTAATACATACTCCATGAAGAATGCGGATTTTTTTCTCAACGGGTAGGTGAGCAGTGCTGCCTTCAGGGCGGCCATGGGATTGTTCCGGTTCACCGGCATGATCCGGGAGCGGATCTCATCGTCAGGGGCGTTGAGAGATACGGCCAGGTTGACCGGCCCGTCCTCCAGCCGGGCAAGGCGGTTGATGCCGTCGATAAGGCCCGCCGTGGAAACCGTCATGTACCGTCGGGCGATGTCCATCCCGCGCTGATCCTCAAGCACCCGGATCGCCTGGACCACGTTGTCCAGGTTGTCCAGCGGCTCTCCCATGCCCATGAAAACCACATTGCGCACGTCAACGCCGAGCCCGTGCCGGGCGGCGAAAACCTGCGCCACGATTTCCCCCGCATCCAGGTTGCGGATCAGCCCCATCTTGCCGGTCCGGCAGAAACGGCAGCCCATGCGGCAGCCGACCTGGGAGGAAACGCACAGGGTATGGCGCCGGTGCATGGGGATGATCACCGATTCGATATCCAGGCCGTCGGCCAGCCGGGTGACGAATTTAACCACCCCGCCGTCGTCGACCCGTTTCACCACCTTGCCCCGCACCGGCCCGCCATCGGCTGCCAACGGATCGAGCCACTCGGGAAAACGCCCCGCGGTGTCCAGGCCCCCCGGATCGGCGATGCCGTCTTTCATGATCCGGCGGTATACCGGACTGCTGTAATGGGCCGTTTTGCCGTACCGCTGGAAAGCGGTCTCCACGAACTGATCGTGGGTAAGGGAAAAAGGGTCCAACAGCCGGTTGTGCCGGATAGCGGTATTCATGCACGCCCCTCAATATGTTTTTCATTTCAGTCGTAAATATGATAAACAACCTGCTTTCGAAAAAAGCAGTTAAACAATAACCATTTAAAATTAATAGCGAAAGTGAAAAATGAGATCCAACGATGTTGCTGCGATTGTTCTGATCCTGGTTTTAGCGATTCCCTCAGTCTGTTTCGGAAGCGGTTTTTACACGGCCGACCAAAGCGCCAAGGCAACCGGCTTGGGAACGGCGAATGTCGCTTCCGTCGATGACGCCTCCGCCGCCTACTTCAACCCGGCCGCCCTGGTCGATCTGGATGGCGCCAATATTACGGGCGGTGTAGCCGTTTATGACATCACCGGCCAGTTCAAGAGCGACAACGGCACCAACGCCCAACTGGAAGACTCCCTGATCCCCTTGCCATACCTGCATGCAGCAGTTAAAACCAGCGAAAAAACAGCCATCGGCCTGGCCGTTGTCAGCGATTTCGGTCTGGCAACCGACTGGGAAGACGATTGGGAGGGGCGGTTCATTACCGGAGCAACCTACGCCGAGTCCCAGGCGATTACCATAAATCCCGTTTTCGCCTATAAAATCTCGCAACGCTTGAGTGTGGCTGCGGGTCCCATTTTGCGATACTTTTCCTTCGACCTGCAAAACCAGGTTCCCAATCTTCTCGGCGGATACGGGGTTGGACCCGCCGTTGCCGAAACCGGATCACAGGTGGAAGGGGAGGACTGGGGCTATGGCTTTTCCGTTGCCCTGAAGGCGCAGCTCACCGAGGCAATCCATTTCGGCGTCTCTTACCGGAGCAAGACGGAGCACACCCTCTCCGGCGACTTTACCATCGACGACCAGGGCGTCAACGGCTACACGAACTGCCCCATAGAAGCCGAGGTCACCCTGCCCGCCTATGCGGATATCGGCCTGTCCTGGCATCGGGACCGCTGGACCGTCTCGGCGGCGGTGTTGTGGACCCAGTGGTCCGACTACGACGAACTGAAGGTTACTTTCGGACAAACCCAGGGCGTTGCCGGCCTGAACCAGACGGACGGCTATACGATGACCACCTCCTGGGACGACACCTGGACGTACAAACTGGGCGTCGAATATGCCCTCAACCCGACCTGGAGTTTGCGCGGCGGCATCATTTACGATCCGACGCCCGTTCCGGACGACACCCTGGACCCGCTGGTTCCCGTTGGAGATCGACTTGATTTTACCTTCGGTCTGGGGTTTGATAGGGGGGCTTGGCACATCGATGCGGCCTATCTTCTGGTTACCAGCGAAAACCGCCGCTTCGACAACGCCAATGGTGATTTCAGTGCTTGGGGCATGCAATCGGTCTCCGGGGAATTCGAGGATTTCGTCACCCATGCCCTGGCGATCAGTGCGAGTTACCGCTTCTAAATAGAGGAAAAATCATGACCGAAAATGCAACCACACCAGCCGGCAACTTCATCACCGCCATCATCGAAGCGGATCTCGCTGCCAACAAGAACGACGGCAAGGTGGCTACCCGCTTTCCCCCGGAGCCCAACGGTTACCTGCACCTCGGCCATGCCAAGTCCATCTGCCTGAATTTCGGGGTGGCCAAGACCTACAACGGCACCTGCAACCTGCGCTTCGACGACACCAACCCCACCAAGGAAGATGTCGAATATGTGGATGCCATCATGAAGGACGTTCGCTGGCTGGGATTCGACTGGGAAGAGCGCCTGCATTACGCCTCGGACTATTTCGAACAGCTTTATGAGTTCGCCCTGCAGCTCATCCGGTCCGGCAAGGCCTATGTGGATGATTTAAACGCCGACGAAATCCGGGAATACCGGGGCACCCTGACCGAGCCGGGCAAAGAAAGCCCCTGGCGCAACCGCAGCATCGAAGAGAATCTGGATCTGTTCAAACGTATGCGGGCCGGCGAATTCGAGGACGGCTCCCGGGTGCTGCGGGCCAAGATCGACATGGCCCACCCGAACCTGATCATGCGGGACCCCACCTTGTACCGCATCCGCAAGGCCCACCATCACCGTACCGACGACAAGTGGTGCATCTACCCCATGTACGACTTCACCCACTGCCTGTCGGACAGCATCGAGGGCATCACCCACAGCCTCTGCACCCTGGAATTCGAAAACAATCGGGCCCTGTACGATTGGGTGCTGGACAATGTCGAGGCACCCTGCCATCCCCAGCAGATCGAATTCGCCCGGCTGAACCTGAGCTACACGGTGCTGAGCAAGCGCAAGCTGATCCAGCTGGTGGATGAAGGCCAGGTCAGCGGATGGGACGATCCGCGTATGCCCACCATCTGCGGCATACGGCGCCGAGGCTTCACGCCCGAGGCCCTGCGTAACTTCTGCGATCGCATCGGCCTGGCCAAGCGCGACAGCGTGGTGGACGTGGCCCTTTTGGAGTTTAGCGTCCGCGAGGATCTGAACAAGCGGGCCCCCCGGGTCATGGGCGTGCTGCGGCCGCTCAAGGTGGTCATCGAAAACTACCCCGAAGGCCAGGTAGACGAACTCGACGCCATCAACAATCCCGAAGATCCGGATGCCGGCACGCGCAAAGTCCCTTTTTCCCGTGAAATCTACATCGAACGTGACGATTTCATGGAAAACCCGCCCAAGAAATTCTTCCGCCTGGGTCCGGGCCGCGAAGTGCGACTGCGCTACGCCTTTTTCGTCACCTGCACCGATGTGATCAAAGACGAAAAAACCGGCGAAGTAATCGAGCTGCGCTGCACCTACGACCCGGCCACCCGCGGCGGCGACGCCCCGGACGGCCGCAAGGTCAAGGCCACCCTGCACTGGGTCTCGGCCGCCCACGCCGTGGATGCCGAGGTGCGGCTTTATGACCGGCTCTTCGACAAACCCAACCCGGACGAGAAGGTGGACGGCAAGACTTACAAGGACTTCATCAACCCCGATGCCCTGGAAGTCTTAAAGGGCTGCAAACTGGAGCCCTGCCTGGCCGATGTGGAGCCGGGTTATTTCTGCCAGTTCGAACGTCTGGGGTACTTTTGCGTGGACAGCAGGGACTCGGCGCCCGGCGCCCTGGTGTTCAACCGTACCGTCACCTTGCGCGACGCCTGGGCCAAGCTGCAGAAGAAAGGAAAATAAGACCACCTTGATAGACAACGCATTGACCGTCAAAATCAAGGTGCCGATGACAGAGAAAACCGAGGCCCAGGCTCAAGCATGAACGTCATGGATGAGAATCGCCAGATTGAAATATACCTTACGGAAGACGGCCAAACCGAAATTCAGGTCCGCCTCAGGCAGGAGTCCTTGTGGCTGTCGCAGGCGCAAATGGCTGAACTGTTTGACAAGGACTCGGACACCATTGGTCTCCATCTAAAAAACATATATAAATCCGGAGAGTTGGACGAAAAGGCAACTACCGAGGAATCCTCGGTAGTTCGTCAAGAGGGAAAACGCCGGGTCCGTCGCAGTATCAAATTTTATAATCTGGATGCTATTATTTCAGTTGGATACAGGGTAAATTCGAAAAAAGGGACCCGATTTCGGATTTGGGCTACCCAGCGTTTGCGCGAGTATCTGGTCCAGGGTTACAGCATCAACCGCCAACGCTTCGAACAAAATGCTGCCGAGCTGCAGCAGGCCCTGGCGCTTATCCGAAAAGCCGCCCGGTCACCTGCCCTGGAAACGGAAATGGGGCGGGGGCTGGTGGATATTATCAGCCGTTACACCCAGACATTTCTCTGGTTGCAACGCTACGACGATGGCCTGCTGGAGGAACCGGACGGTCAAGCCGGAGGTGCTTTGCCGTCGTCTGAACAAGCCATGGCATCCATTAGTGATTTGAAACAACAGCTTGTCGCCCGTGGTGAGGCCACGGGACTGTTTGCCCAGCTCCGGGAAGTTGATGGCCTATCCGGTATTTTTGGAAACCTTGAACAAACCGTATTCGGCGATCCTGCTTACCCGACCATTGAAAGCAAAGCCGCCCATTTACTCTATTTCATCGTCAAAAACCATCCCTTTAGCGACGGCAATAAGCGGATCGGCGCCTTTCTTTTTGTTGATTTTCTGAATCGGAACGCTCGCCTGTTTGCAGAAAAAGATCAACCGGTGATCAACGATACCGGCCTGGCCGCGTTGACCCTGTTGGTGGCGGAATCCGCCCCCAGGCAAAAGGAAACCCTGATCAAACTGATTATGAACCTGTTGTGTGCGGAAAACAGATAATGAGAAAAGGGTCCCATAATTGATGGGCTCGTAAAAAGCTTTTTCAGGCCACCTGTGACCACACACCCGAAAATAAGGTGTGGGTTCGTTGGAGCGGCTTCCAGCCGCGATAATTGCCGGCCGAATCGCGGCTGGAAGCCGCTCCAGCAAAAGACCGCCCACGAACAGATGCCTCTTCCTTAAAAAGCCCTTTGCCATTGGGGCGTTGCAGATGACAATGAACACCAAAAAGAACGCCCACGATTTCCGAGCGCTGCGCGTGCTGGTCATCGAGGACAACCCGGATGTGGCTGCCAACATCGGCGATTTCCTTGCGGACAAGGGCCATGTCGTCGATTTTGCCTACGACGGCATCTCGGGCCTTCATCTGGCCGTCACCCAAGCCATCGATGCAATCGTCCTCGATATCATGCTGCCGGGCATGGATGGCATGACGCTTTGCCGTCGCTTCCGGGAGGAAGCGGACAAACCGACGCCGATTTTAATGCTCACGGCCAAGGACACCCTGGCCGACAAACTCGAGGGATTCGATGCCGGCGCCGACGACTATCTGCTGAAGCCCTTTGCTCTAGAAGAGCTGGTCGCACGCCTGCAGGCCCTCGTTCGGCGCGCGTCCCCCGATTCGCCGTCCATTATCGAAGTCGGCCCCGTGCGGGTAGACATGGATCGGCGCATCGTAACCAAGGCCGGGGAAGCCGTCTCCTTGAACCGGACCTGCTTTCGCATCCTGGTCGAATTGATGCGCTGCGCGCCGAAGGTGGTCACGCGCGACGACCTGGAGCACCTGCTGTGGGGAGACTTCAAACCGGCCAGCGACGCCCTGCGAAGCCATATCTACGCGCTGCGCAAGGCCCTGGACGAATCGGGGGAGGCATCGCTGATCGAAACCGTCGTGGGGGTCGGTTTCAGGATGAGAAGCGAGACATGAAAGCCCCCAGGCCCCTGAGAACCCGCATCGTTTTTTATTTCTGCGGCTATCTCGCCGTATTGCTCACTTTGTACTCAGGGGCGCTGGTGAGCATTTTTCGCGGTGCGGAGGACCTTTCCTTTAACCGGCAGCTTGAAGAAATTGCCGGCAGGCTGGCACGACATGTCGAGGACCATGGAGAACTGCCTGACTACCTTCCCATGCACGTTTCGGCCTACATCGGCTTGGCGAAGGTTCCGCCGCCGCTCCAGGATTTCGTGGAACGCCGGGGGCCCGGCGTTTTCGAGATCAACAAGGACGATCTCGGCTACCATGCGGCCCTCGTTGTCCTGCAACCGTCCGGCAAAATGCTCTATGCGTTCTACGATGTCTCCTCCATCAAGGCCACGGACCGTTTCGAATCCAACATGGCCATTGCCTTGATCGCCATCGGGCTGGCCGTGCTGGTTATGGGCTGGCTGCTCGCCCGCTCCCTGTCAGATCGAATTCTCAATCCGATCACCGACCTGGCCGAAGAAGTTCAAGCGCTCTCGCTGGAGGAAGACACCCGGGCGCTGCGGTCGACGCCCGCCGCAGACGAGGTCGGAACCCTTGTCCGGACCATCAATCAACTCCTGGAGCGCATCGCGGCCTTCAGCCGACGCGAGCGTGAGTTTACCGCCCATGCAAGCCACGAACTCAGAACGCCGGCAACCGTCATCAAGGGGGCTGTGGAGATTTTAGAGGAGCGGATTGCCAAAGAAGATACGCGGCTTGGCCGGCCGCTGGGGCGGATCAACCGGGCGGTCACGGACCTCGATCGGCTGATCGATACCTTTTTGATTCTGGCCCGGCAGGAAAAACATCCGGACAAGGAAGAGAACTGCGATCTTCAAGCCATGGCCAAACAGGTGGTTGCCGCCTACGAGGATTTGCTGGAGGCCAAACCCGTAACGGCAAGCGTCCGGGTTTTGGAAGCGGGCTGGATTACGGCGCCTGCCTCCCTGCTTACCATTGCCCTGGGCAATCTCGTGCGCAACGCCTTTCAGTATACGATGAAGGGCCAGGTTGAAGTAATCGTACGCGCGGACCGCGTCTGTGTAATCGATAACGGCCCGGGAGTGGATTTCTCCAGCAAAGGAAGGGGCTTGGGATTAACCATTGTCCGGCGGATTTGCGAAACCATGGACTGGCGCTTTACCATCGCCGGGGAACCGGCCGGCGGGACCCGGGCGGAGTTGATCTTTTCAGGGGAGCAGGGCGAAGGACAGACAAACCCAATCCAGCCCGAGTACAGCAAGCACAAGCCATAATACCACTTTCTGTTTTACCGGCATTCTCTTCTCCTTGAGAAAATCCCTAAAAGGCCCGGCACGAAAACCAATGTGATGACGGTTCCGAAGACCAGTCCGAAAGCGATGGATATGGCCGCCGGAATTAAAAACTGCGCCTGTTCGGACCGTTCCAGCATCAACGGCACCAAGCCGAAAAAGGTGGTGGCCGATGTGAGCAGAATCGGCCGAAAGCGATGGCAGGCCGCATCGACAACGGCGTTTCGGTGGATTGTGCCCGCGGCGCACTGCCGGTTATAGGTCGTAATCAACACCAGGGCGTCGTTGACCACAACCCCGGCCATGGCAACGATGCCGATCGCTGAGATTATCGAAAGGTCGCAGCCCAGCAGAATATGGCCCCAGATGGCGCCAACGCAGCTGAACGGAATGACGGACAGGATGAGGATCGGCTGCACATACGAGTTATAGTGCAGCACCAGCAGCAGATACATCGCGCCTAAAGCCAGTAAAAATCCGTCCCCCAGCCCGGCCAGCGCTTCGTCCGCTTCCTCTTCCTCCCCGCCGACAATGACAGACACCTCCGGAAAGGCCTCCATGAGCCGCGGCAGGATCGTTTCCTTCAGAACCTCCTCCACAGCATCATCGCTGATGCCGAAGGGGATATCCGCGGTAACGGGGAAGATGCGCTTGCCGTCCCGTCTGACCAGGCTGGTAAAAGCCAGGGTTTGCTCGATGTCGGCCACCGCCGCCAGGGGGACCAGGGCGCCTGCCGGGGTTTTGAGCAATACGGACGGAAGCGAACCGTAACGGCTGCGCTCCTTTTCGTCCAGACGCACCATCACCTTGATTTCATTGCCGTCCCTTACGAAGCGCAGGGCTTCGGCGCCGTGATAGCGGTGGCGAACCTGTCTGGCCACCGCCTCTGCCGAAAGGCCCATGCGCAGGCCGCTTTCCTTCAGGGCGATTTCCAATTCCGGCTTGCCGGCGCGGATACCATCGTCGATGGCGGTCAGGCAGGAAACGGCCCGCATGCGTTCGCCCAACCAAAGCGCCGCCTGGCGGGCCGTCGCCGTGTCCGGATGAAAGACGCCCAGGCGAATGGGTTCGCCGCCGGTGACGTTGGTCTGCCCGGTAATGTTCAGCGACTCCAGCGCTTCCGGCTCTCCGAATGCCTGCCGCCAGGCGTGGGCGAACGCGGGCCCGGAAAGGTTGCGTTCGCTTTCCGGCGGCAGGGCGACCAAAGCGGAAATGTAGTGGGACCCGATCATGGTTTCCACTTCGACCTCGCCGCCTTCCAGGCGCGTTCCAATCAGGGAGAACACGCCGGGCGACGCCATACCGTTGGCCTTCAGCACATCGTTGGCCGCCGCCACCAGTTCGCGCCGCACGATCAGGGATCGGCTTTTGGGCGTCCCGTAAGGCAGGGTGGCCTGGGCCATGACGCAGTCTGCTTCGATGGTGGGCGTGAAACTGAAGCCCAGCAATCCGCCGACAATACCGCCTATGGTGATGAGCAGAAGGGACAGGGCCATGGCGATGGAAACGCCCGGACAATCCAGGTTGTAATGCATGAAATTCCGGAAAGGTCCCTGGACGAAGGTCTTCAGCCGTGCGTTGACCGCCCGTTGGGGACGGGCCAGGAGCGTCAGCCAGCGGCGTTGCGAATG
This window of the uncultured Desulfosarcina sp. genome carries:
- a CDS encoding efflux RND transporter permease subunit yields the protein MTGFFRFMIQRRAFVAVLMAVFLLGGLFRATSIRQELMPDRNERYVEISVELQGASPNEIGRSILSAIENAVRGVDGIKRIDAEAFEGIGIVSLPLLRRADPQQVLGDIKNAVDRISTFPRDAEKPVVTIPSLSEKALSLIVSGDQPPLWLQRTAETVRDNLRTRAGLNKVQLAFPREREIAVSLKSQNLRQYGLSLEEIAEKIRQGSLERPAGTLFGRRSDYALRIAEHRERAEEFGDIVIAYGETGIPVRLADIAVLEETLGEAPIESWFNGKPAVQIDVYAVGSETPMSVEAAVRNYIDTVAGKAYPGVAVEIFENQASAYRQRTALLIDNALLGLVLVLVTLGLFLTPHLAFWVMAGIPTALLGGLLLLPMFGASINMLSLFAFIVTIGVVVDDAIMMGEAIHRHRVNGLGGLEAALQGVKELGGPVTMATATTTIAFLPLFFVPGEMGVLFAQIPAVVIAVLLVSLVEALFILPVHLAKEHSQRRWLTLLARPQRAVNARLKTFVQGPFRNFMHYNLDCPGVSIAMALSLLLITIGGIVGGLLGFSFTPTIEADCVMAQATLPYGTPKSRSLIVRRELVAAANDVLKANGMASPGVFSLIGTRLEGGEVEVETMIGSHYISALVALPPESERNLSGPAFAHAWRQAFGEPEALESLNITGQTNVTGGEPIRLGVFHPDTATARQAALWLGERMRAVSCLTAIDDGIRAGKPELEIALKESGLRMGLSAEAVARQVRHRYHGAEALRFVRDGNEIKVMVRLDEKERSRYGSLPSVLLKTPAGALVPLAAVADIEQTLAFTSLVRRDGKRIFPVTADIPFGISDDAVEEVLKETILPRLMEAFPEVSVIVGGEEEEADEALAGLGDGFLLALGAMYLLLVLHYNSYVQPILILSVIPFSCVGAIWGHILLGCDLSIISAIGIVAMAGVVVNDALVLITTYNRQCAAGTIHRNAVVDAACHRFRPILLTSATTFFGLVPLMLERSEQAQFLIPAAISIAFGLVFGTVITLVFVPGLLGIFSRRRECR